TAGCCCAAAGATGTTTCCAACTACCATCTCCCACCATCAAAGTATCGTCCGCAAATTGTAAAACATCAACGAAACATTTCCCGTTAATATCGCATCCCTTATAATCGCCATTGGACACGGCTTTGTTCACCAAGAGTTTTAATCCTTCCGCAACGATGACAAACAAAAAAGGAGCTATAGGATCACCTTGTCTCAATCCTCTTTCAACCACAAATTTCTTAGTAGGACTTCCGTTTACCAACACCGACATCTTGCTAGAGAAAATTAAAgcttccatccacttcatccaatTTTCACCAAACCCCATTTTTCTCATCATATGTCTTAGGAAACTCCAACTTACTTTGTCGTATGTCTTTTCAAAATCGACTTTGAACAAGAGACACTCCCTACCCTCCTTCACTTTTCTAAAATATAGATAATCatagaaaattaataatataCTTTTCTAAATTTTTATTGGAATATTTTATCACCCATACAGTGAATACTTTACTACTGCTAATATCCAAATCATTGGTTTAAGAAATTAATTTCCTTATTTTAATCTTAATTAGTAATAATTCATTagataaaatatgaataaattatataaaatattgagaataaaaatattaattttttattaaaatattttattgaagatACCGTGAATATTTACTAACGTACTATTGTACAATTCATCAATTTAAGAATTCAGTTCATCAATTGTAGCTATAATAAGTAATTTAGTATATGAATAGTCGTAGAAAATTAatgatatatttattaaatttttattgtaATATTTTTATCACACAACTGTGAATACTTCCCCTATTTTAACcttaattagtaataatttaatatattcttattattgttagtatttttaaaatgaaatgaaTAGCTCCGCTTTaatgaattttgaaaatatttttttaaattacttaATAAGAGAAGGTCAATAAGTCAACTATGATAATAAGGAGAAATTTTGTGTCATCTCttaaatttgtaaatattttaattttttagtaaGGTTTGTTCATAGTTAAAAATCTTtcctaaaaaattattattgctaTAAAAAGATTATAAGAAAAGTAAGTAGGGTTTCTCCATATCaatagttattttattttgttaaaatttaatgttttaaaataatcactttaaaaatgtttataaatataattatttaaaaaatgattttaattttataaatataaaatataatacatgcataatttttaatttaacaaTCACATATTATAATAACGCGTTAAAACAATTCACGAAATCACAAGTGATCATCTTATCTCTTCAAAAAtattagtaatttttaaaatctatttttcttctaaaaaatTCTTATATTTGTGTAAAACTTATTCCacgtattaatatataaaaaatgatttttttcatCATCTTATCgaatcaaaatattatatttataatattttctaaTGGTTTCCATGCGAAAaccaatttatttatatattcgaTTATTTTTTTCCGTATTTATGTATATTAAACTATTTTGTAGGTGATATGATCGAACCATAATAATTATTTCTACAATATTTTCTAACAGTTTCCAtcagaaatcaatttaattaagtaTATGATTCTTTTTTCcgtaatttgtaatttttataataattgatttttataGAAAGTCACATATTTTAAACAATGTTCTTAATCACCTTAAAATAACATAAGCTAATTATATTTTGAACGACCTTTTTATAGTAATTAACAtttcataatattttaaatatatttttaaatatctaAACCCCATATCCAATTATATTTTGAATTCTTACTAACATGCTATTATACAATTCATCAATTTAAGAATTCAATTCATCTATTTTAGCtataattagtaataatttattgTATGATTTTTAGCATGATATGAATAGCCGTGCTTTAATTAATTgagaataaattatttaaaatacatataatcgtagaaaattaataatttatttatcaaatttttcttgtaatatttttatCACACATACAGCGAATACTTTCCTAACTCACTTAAtatccaaatcaaagctaagaATTCACTTCCCCTATTTTAACcttaattagtaataatttaatatattcttattattgttagaatttttaacatgaaatgaaaaaaattcacttttatgAAATGTATCTCAAATTAGCATTAGCATCCCATCCATAATAGGAGAAATTTTGTGTAATCTCTAAAATtcgtaaatattttaatttttttagaaggATTCATTGATAATTCAAaatcttttattaaaaattattattactataaaaTGATTATAAAAAGTAACTAGGGTTTCACCATACCAATAgttattttttgttaaaatgtaaattttaaaataatcaatacaaaatgtttataaatataattagtgaaataataattttaatcttttaaatataaaatataacgcatgcataattttttatttaacaatCACATATTGTAATAGCGCGTAAAAACAATTCACGGATTGTGATCATCTTATCTcctcaaaaaattaattaataaaataatttttttttaaaaatatctagaaataagattaaatatttatataaaacttACTCTATGTATTAAcgtatacaaaattatttttttcatcgatcttatcaaatcaaaatattttttataaattttttctaaCGGTTTCCTTgcaaaaataaatacatttataTATTCGATCCTTTTTTCTGTATTAAACATATTAatgtatattaaattatttttttatcgaTCCTATcgagtcaaaatatttttttatataaaattttctaACGGTTTCCAtgcaaaaatcaatttatttatatatCCGGTTCTTTTTTCCGTATTAAACGTATTAATGTATATAAAATTCTTTTTTTCATCGATCTTATCGAGTCAACAtactatttttataatttttctaaCGGTTTCCATGCAAAAATCAATTTATCTATATACCCGATTCTTTTTTCGGCAATAAGCATATTAATGTAGATAAAGCTATTTTTTTACGCGATATGATCTAATCATAATAACTCTTTCTACAATATTTTCTAACGGTTTCCATCGGAAATCAATTTAACTATATCCTACTCTTTTTTTCcgtaatttgtaatttttatcctaaatattttaatcaatgttCTTAATCACCTTAAATTAACATaaactaattatattttgaatgactttttttagtaattaacattttataatcatttaaatatatttttaaattatctaAACCCCTTATCCAATTAATTTAATCTGAAAATCCAAAGGAGAAGATAGAATGTTTTTTCACAACACAGAAGTGAACAACAGAGAAAAAGTACACAAAGCCATGAAAGGAAACAAGTTCAAAGATTCAATGCATGTTTTCAATTTCCCCCCTATAAATTCTTCTTCATTCTCACCACTTCACTTCACACCAACTCGACCAAAAACCTCtctcttttctcttcaattcagttacccttttttttcattttcagagCTTTTTTCACTTCATTCAACACAGGCCATTGATTCTTGTGTAGTGAAGCTGAAAGTTttgttctttttgttgttttcggATACCCTTTAGCCTAAAGCTTTCATCTTTGTGTTGAGTTTCTTCAACTATGGCTTCTACGCCAACTCCACCACCTAACTACTCCTCAGGCCCTGGTCCTAGACCATCTGAaaatcataatcataagcataatcataatcataatcataatcataatcacCAGAATACTCTTAAACGCCAGAGAAATGATTGGTCTTCTTCCTCTGGGAACTATTCCAACTCAAGGCCTGCTGCACCTATAGCTGCTCGTGGTGGCGGCAATGGTGGTGGCAGAGGTGTATATTCGTCTGCGCCGGGATCATTTTTGGGTGGCAGGAGATCAAGGCTTGCTCCGGAGTTTTCTGGCAGGAAGTCCACCAGGAATGCTGCAAAGAAACATTCTGGATTGCCAAGAGCAGCACTTAATACAGTGCCTCACAGCGAAGCTGCCAATGAGGTTCTTACTTATCTCTACAATGCTGGTAACACTCCTGCTAATATTGATCATATTTTGATTTCGAATGAACATAGGCTTTGGGAGGTTGAGGATTATATTTATATGCTTAAAGATTTTGGTAATACTGGTCAGTTATTGTTGGCTGAGAAAGTTTATGAATTTATTATGGGTAAGCCAAATGGGAGGGTTGCGAAAGGGAAGTTAACCAGTGCTATGATCGGTACTCTTGGGAGGTTAGGGGAGATTAATCGTGCTGTTGAATTGTTTGGAGAATCTAGGACTGAAGGTTATGGAATGACTGTGTATACGTTTTCGGCCATGATTAGCGCGTATGGCCGAAACGGGCGCTTCGCTGATGCTGTCGAATTGTTCATGTCTATGCGTGGCTTTGGCCTTGTGCCCAATTTGGTTACGTACAATTCGATAATAGATGCGGGGGCGAAAGGGGAGGTGAGTTTTGATGTGGTTGTTAAGTATTATGATGAGATGCTAGCTGCTGGTGTAAGGCCGGATCGTCTTACATATAATTCACTTCTTTCTGTTTGCGCCTCGAAGGGCATGTGGGAAATGGCTCAAAAGTTATTGACAGAAATGGATGGTAGGCGGATTATTCGCGATGTGTTTACTTATAACACGTATTTGGACACGCTATGTAAGGGTGGACAGATTGATTTGGCGAGAAGGGTATTCGAAGAGATGTGTTTCAAGCGCGTTTGGCCAACTATCGTGACTTATAGCACACTAATGGATGGCTATGCCAAGGCTAACCTCTTGGAAGATGCCATTCATCTATATGAAGAAATGAAGCTTCAATCTGTTTGTCTTGATAGAGTATGCTATAACACAGTGGTCGGAGTATATGCGAAGCTCGACAGGTTTGATGAAGCTGTCAATATTTGCAGAGAGATGGACGGATGTGGAATTAAAACCGACGTCGTGACATACAATGCTCTGTTGGCTGGGTATGGCAGGCATGGCATGTATGCTGAAGTCAAAAGACTGTTTGAGGAGATGAAGGCTCGGAATATATATCCGAATACGCTAACATACTCTACCATGATCGATGTCTACACTAAAGCTGAAATGTTTCAGGAAGCTATGAATGTTTATATAGAGTTCAAGATGGCAAGATTGGAGGTGGATGTTGTATTTTATACTGCAATCGTTGATGCTCTATGCAAAAACGGTTTAGTGGAATCTTCGATAATGTTGCTTGTTACAATGATTGAGAAGGGAATTAGGCCGAACGTTGTGACATTCAACTCCATTATCGATGCATGCCATCAGTCGCCACCTTTGGAATACGGTGTTCATGGTTCTACACAAGCCATTGAGCATCCAATTGAACAATCATCTGCTATGCTTATTGATGATGCTTTTCAGACTAAGCCGGGGGAGGACCGGATCTTGAAGATGTTTCAGCAACTTGCTTCTGAAAAAGCTGGTCATATAAAGAAGCTTCGGAGAGGACGCCAAGACCTACACTGCATATTTTGGCTCTTCCAAACAATGCATGAGCTGCACATCAAACCAAATGTTGTCACATTTTCAGCCATTTTAAATGCTTGCAGGTAAATACTTTGAATTATATATCTTTTGTCACGTTTGCTTTGATATTCTCGCATGACTATATAATATGATCGATTTTGATGCAGTCGTTGCAATTCATATGATGATGCTGCAAAGCTGTTAGACACGCTGCGCCTGTTTGATAGCCAGGTGTATGGTGTGACCCATGGACTGTTGATGGGTTATAGGGAACAAGTATGGTTTAATGCTCAGACTTTATTCAATGAACTCATGCGTATGGATTCTTCAACTGCATCAGCGTTTTATAACGCCCTCACAGATATGTTGTGGCACTTTGGTCAGGTATTAAAATTTCGCTAGTTTCGTAAgaaattttctcttttatttgtttattttttcataataataaaattgtttttcacCACAGAGGCGCGGAGCTCAAATGGTTGCAATCGAAGGGAAGAACCGACATGTGTGGAAAGGTGAATGGTCAATTTCTTGCTTGGATCTGCATCTGATGTCTTGTGGTGCTGGCAGTGCTATGGTTCATGATTGGTTACTCAATATGCATAGGACTTTATTTCAAGGCTCTGAACT
The Vicia villosa cultivar HV-30 ecotype Madison, WI linkage group LG6, Vvil1.0, whole genome shotgun sequence genome window above contains:
- the LOC131608932 gene encoding pentatricopeptide repeat-containing protein GUN1, chloroplastic-like yields the protein MASTPTPPPNYSSGPGPRPSENHNHKHNHNHNHNHNHQNTLKRQRNDWSSSSGNYSNSRPAAPIAARGGGNGGGRGVYSSAPGSFLGGRRSRLAPEFSGRKSTRNAAKKHSGLPRAALNTVPHSEAANEVLTYLYNAGNTPANIDHILISNEHRLWEVEDYIYMLKDFGNTGQLLLAEKVYEFIMGKPNGRVAKGKLTSAMIGTLGRLGEINRAVELFGESRTEGYGMTVYTFSAMISAYGRNGRFADAVELFMSMRGFGLVPNLVTYNSIIDAGAKGEVSFDVVVKYYDEMLAAGVRPDRLTYNSLLSVCASKGMWEMAQKLLTEMDGRRIIRDVFTYNTYLDTLCKGGQIDLARRVFEEMCFKRVWPTIVTYSTLMDGYAKANLLEDAIHLYEEMKLQSVCLDRVCYNTVVGVYAKLDRFDEAVNICREMDGCGIKTDVVTYNALLAGYGRHGMYAEVKRLFEEMKARNIYPNTLTYSTMIDVYTKAEMFQEAMNVYIEFKMARLEVDVVFYTAIVDALCKNGLVESSIMLLVTMIEKGIRPNVVTFNSIIDACHQSPPLEYGVHGSTQAIEHPIEQSSAMLIDDAFQTKPGEDRILKMFQQLASEKAGHIKKLRRGRQDLHCIFWLFQTMHELHIKPNVVTFSAILNACSRCNSYDDAAKLLDTLRLFDSQVYGVTHGLLMGYREQVWFNAQTLFNELMRMDSSTASAFYNALTDMLWHFGQRRGAQMVAIEGKNRHVWKGEWSISCLDLHLMSCGAGSAMVHDWLLNMHRTLFQGSELPKIVNILTGWGKHSKVMGDGTLKRAIEALLNGMGSPFRFAEHNMGRLTSSGDAVATWLRQPGVINMLALYDVLNHSQPAGPPHGYPALVY